A DNA window from Streptomyces sp. B21-083 contains the following coding sequences:
- a CDS encoding ABC transporter permease, with protein MTSTANTAPTPNQTVSSPTTSTTPTRPTTPLNASRTTATAIRVLAQLRHDPRTIAMLIVLPSLLLVLLRYVFDGSPRTFDGIGASLLGIFPLITMFLVTSIATLRERTSGTLERLLAMPLGKGDLIAGYALAFGILAIIQSALATGLAVWFLGLDVTGSPWLLLLVALLDALLGTALGLFVSAFASSEFQAVQFMPAVIFPQLLLCGLFTPRSNMHPVLEAISDVLPMSYAVDGMNEVLTHPDITATFVRDTLIVAACALLVLTLGAATLRRRTQ; from the coding sequence GTGACCAGCACCGCCAACACCGCCCCCACCCCGAACCAGACCGTCTCAAGCCCCACAACATCCACAACACCCACAAGGCCCACCACGCCGCTGAACGCCTCCCGAACCACCGCCACCGCGATCCGGGTCCTGGCGCAGCTTCGTCACGACCCGCGCACCATCGCGATGCTGATCGTGCTCCCGAGCCTGCTCCTCGTCCTGCTCCGCTACGTCTTCGACGGCAGCCCGCGCACGTTCGACGGCATCGGCGCATCGCTCCTCGGGATCTTCCCCCTCATCACGATGTTCCTGGTGACCTCGATCGCCACCCTGCGCGAACGCACCTCGGGCACCCTCGAACGCCTCCTCGCCATGCCCCTCGGCAAGGGCGACCTCATCGCCGGCTACGCCCTGGCGTTCGGAATCCTCGCGATCATCCAGTCGGCCCTGGCCACAGGTCTGGCGGTCTGGTTCCTGGGCCTCGACGTCACGGGCTCCCCCTGGCTGCTCCTCCTGGTGGCCCTGCTGGACGCCCTCCTGGGTACCGCCCTCGGCCTCTTCGTCTCGGCCTTCGCGTCCTCGGAATTCCAGGCGGTCCAGTTCATGCCGGCGGTGATCTTCCCCCAACTACTCCTCTGCGGTCTCTTCACTCCCCGGTCCAACATGCACCCGGTCCTCGAAGCGATCTCCGACGTCCTCCCCATGTCCTACGCGGTGGACGGCATGAACGAGGTCCTCACCCACCCCGACATCACAGCCACCTTCGTACGAGACACCCTGATCGTCGCGGCCTGCGCCCTACTGGTCCTCACCCTGGGCGCAGCAACCCTCCGCCGCCGAACCCAATGA
- a CDS encoding ABC transporter ATP-binding protein: MMNYNDPPPGRAVQAQALTVVRGTRNVLHGLDFTVPRGQITGLLGPSGCGKSTLMRAIVGTQAKVTGTLDVLGHPAGHATLRTRIGYVTQAPSVYDDLTVRQNLAYFAAILDPGRAAAERRHENVTRAIADVDLTNRADALAGNLSGGQRSRVSLAVALLGTPELLVLDEPTVGLDPVLRRDLWALFHTIAATRGATLLVSSHVMDEAERCHRLLLMREGELLADDTPDALRTRTSTDTVEAAFLHLVDEAKNPQAKDPQANEREQTK, translated from the coding sequence ATGATGAATTACAACGACCCCCCTCCTGGAAGGGCCGTCCAAGCCCAAGCCCTCACCGTCGTACGAGGCACCCGCAACGTCCTCCACGGCCTCGACTTCACCGTCCCGCGCGGCCAGATCACCGGCCTGCTCGGACCCTCGGGCTGCGGAAAGTCGACCCTCATGCGGGCGATCGTCGGCACGCAGGCCAAGGTCACCGGCACCCTGGACGTCCTGGGCCACCCCGCCGGCCACGCCACCCTCCGTACCCGCATCGGCTACGTGACCCAGGCCCCCTCGGTCTACGACGACCTGACGGTCCGCCAGAACCTGGCCTACTTCGCCGCGATCCTCGACCCCGGCCGCGCAGCCGCCGAACGCCGCCACGAGAACGTCACCCGCGCCATCGCCGACGTGGACCTCACCAACCGCGCCGACGCTCTCGCGGGCAACCTCTCCGGCGGCCAGCGCAGCCGCGTATCCCTGGCGGTGGCCCTCCTCGGCACCCCCGAACTGCTGGTCCTGGACGAACCGACGGTGGGCCTTGACCCCGTCCTCCGCCGCGACCTCTGGGCCCTCTTCCACACCATCGCGGCCACCCGCGGAGCGACGCTCCTCGTCTCCTCCCACGTCATGGACGAGGCCGAACGCTGCCACCGCCTCCTCCTCATGCGCGAGGGCGAACTCCTCGCCGACGACACCCCGGACGCCCTCCGCACCCGCACATCGACGGACACGGTCGAGGCGGCGTTCCTCCACCTGGTGGACGAGGCGAAAAATCCGCAGGCAAAAGATCCGCAGGCAAATGAGAGGGAGCAAACCAAGTGA
- a CDS encoding class I SAM-dependent methyltransferase, producing MTASIQPPTKPPTPSRATSFNTAAAQYAQNRPSYPPALLDAVEHLAAHPLTGSRVADIGAGTGISTALLHARGAHVIAVEPGDGMAAQFRRTLPDVPIVRGNGNALPLADASVDFLTYAQSWHWTDPDHAVPEALRVLRPGGALALWWNTYALDIPWIAAQSNRIQYFFGVDTVVDKNGASRRAADPSGRLDFARRGLRWSRHVPIDTHLANIGSHSVFLIHDQEAVAAFLAEERNLLLKLFPAETVEETYDVDLLVAKT from the coding sequence ATGACGGCCTCCATCCAGCCCCCCACTAAGCCCCCAACCCCCTCCCGAGCCACCTCCTTCAACACAGCCGCAGCCCAATACGCCCAAAACCGCCCCTCCTACCCGCCCGCCCTCCTGGACGCCGTAGAACACCTGGCCGCCCACCCCCTCACCGGCTCCCGCGTCGCAGACATCGGCGCCGGCACCGGCATATCCACCGCCCTCCTCCACGCCCGCGGCGCCCACGTGATCGCCGTAGAACCCGGCGACGGCATGGCAGCCCAGTTCCGCCGCACCCTCCCCGACGTGCCGATCGTCCGAGGCAACGGCAACGCCCTCCCCCTGGCCGACGCCTCCGTCGACTTCCTCACCTACGCCCAGTCCTGGCACTGGACCGACCCGGACCACGCCGTCCCGGAGGCCCTCCGCGTTCTGCGCCCGGGCGGCGCACTCGCCCTGTGGTGGAACACGTACGCCCTGGACATCCCCTGGATCGCCGCCCAGTCGAACCGCATCCAGTACTTCTTCGGCGTCGACACGGTCGTGGACAAGAACGGCGCCTCCCGCCGCGCCGCCGACCCCTCGGGCCGCCTCGACTTCGCCCGCCGCGGGCTCCGCTGGAGCCGCCACGTCCCGATCGACACCCACCTGGCCAACATCGGCAGCCACTCGGTCTTCCTGATCCACGACCAGGAGGCCGTCGCCGCCTTCCTGGCGGAGGAACGGAACCTCCTCCTCAAGCTCTTCCCGGCCGAAACGGTCGAGGAGACCTACGACGTAGACCTCCTGGTAGCCAAAACCTGA
- a CDS encoding EamA/RhaT family transporter produces the protein MSDDKTGTTGDARTDPRPEPLRFFGTTWVNHDAGYTARRVGVAAGSLTATIASCFILRFAYEGLRIAEVGGIVTLLVLVMFAVCSALAFGHTWGAFTTHPDPARQASLRGLLTIGFVGTLTAYFLRSLKEAPGESLHRQEHEASRAQQSRRTTRRTGNPAKRRARGDI, from the coding sequence GTGAGCGACGACAAGACCGGTACGACAGGCGACGCCCGTACAGACCCCCGCCCGGAGCCCCTCCGCTTCTTCGGCACGACGTGGGTGAACCACGACGCCGGCTACACGGCACGCCGGGTGGGAGTGGCCGCGGGTTCACTGACGGCGACGATCGCGTCCTGCTTCATCCTGCGCTTCGCCTACGAGGGCCTGCGGATCGCGGAGGTCGGCGGCATCGTCACCCTCCTGGTACTGGTGATGTTCGCGGTGTGCAGCGCACTGGCGTTCGGCCACACCTGGGGCGCCTTCACCACTCACCCGGACCCGGCCCGCCAGGCCTCCCTCCGCGGCCTCCTGACGATCGGCTTCGTAGGCACCCTGACCGCCTACTTCCTCCGCTCCCTGAAAGAGGCCCCCGGCGAGTCCCTCCACCGCCAGGAGCACGAGGCCTCACGCGCCCAACAGTCCCGCCGAACAACCCGCCGAACAGGAAACCCGGCAAAACGCCGAGCCCGAGGGGACATCTGA
- a CDS encoding SH3 domain-containing protein, with protein MSTDHIAERTPDDASNRTELTITTAAAAATTTSVRYYSVAAGYRLNVRSGPSTGYTIVRVLAEGAKIPIYCQRPGEAIAGPYGTSNIWDNIDNGEYVSDAYVLTGSDGYVAPHCS; from the coding sequence ATGTCCACAGACCACATCGCGGAGAGAACGCCCGACGACGCTTCAAACCGCACGGAGCTGACGATCACGACCGCGGCGGCGGCGGCGACGACGACGTCCGTCCGCTACTACTCGGTCGCCGCCGGCTACCGTCTCAACGTCCGCAGCGGTCCCAGCACCGGCTACACCATCGTCCGCGTGCTGGCCGAGGGCGCCAAGATCCCGATCTACTGCCAGCGCCCCGGCGAGGCGATAGCCGGTCCGTACGGTACGTCGAACATCTGGGACAACATCGACAACGGCGAGTACGTCTCGGACGCGTACGTCCTGACGGGCAGCGACGGCTACGTAGCACCGCACTGCTCCTGA